In a genomic window of Physeter macrocephalus isolate SW-GA chromosome 14, ASM283717v5, whole genome shotgun sequence:
- the ARHGEF15 gene encoding rho guanine nucleotide exchange factor 15 isoform X1, translating to MSAQSLPAATPPTQKPPRIIRPRPPSRPRAAQSPGAHHNGSSPQEPPLTANEAPTLMCTPIFWEPPASSLKPPALLPPSASKASLDSQTSPDSPSGTPSPVSRRSISPEPAPRSPVPPPKPSGSPRTALPLLHSTRAPGQDGSASAAGTVRRLAGKFEWGAEGRVQAPDAPEPGPPGGLDVNGERETAQGILAGSGSQENGTPDAALACPPCCPCVCHVARPGLELRWVPLGGYEDGPRAPCRASPLRTSRSRPSPPSLSQPPVVLTSYRSTAERKLLPPLKPPKPTRVRQDVTSSGDAPQPDLDLPSEDGIQTGDSPDGAPQNDPPATTEGREDEELQEQNWELPLQDGEPLDRGLPAEATKRWARVPGPWTSLMCGTCSPEPLYQTYRAAVLSEELWGVSEDGGPSSANPGEAPPFARPPGPRNTLWQELPAVRASGLLDTLSPQERRMQESLFEVVTSEASYLRSLRLLTDTFVLSQALRDTLTPRDHHTLFSNVQRVQAVSERFLGKLLSRVRASPHISDLCDVVHAHAVGPFSVYVDYVRNQQYQEETYSRLMDTNVRFSAELRRLQSLPKCQRLPLPSFLLLPFQRITRLRMLLQNILRQTEEGSSRQENAQKALGAVSKIIERCSAEVGRMKQTEELIRLTQRLRFHKVKALPLVSWSRRLELQGELTELGCRRGGVLFASRPRFTPLCLLLFSDLLLITQPKSGQRLQVLDYAHRSLVQAQQVPDPSGPPTFRLSLLSNHQGRPTHRLLQASSLSDMQRWLGAFPTPGPLPCSPGTIYEDCDCSQELCSETSTPAKTEGRNLESRAPHKHLHKSPEGWLKGLPGAFPAQLLCEVTGEHERRKHLRQHQRLLEAVGPSSGSPSAPQP from the exons ATGTCAGCTCAGTCTCTTCCTGCAGCAACACCCCCTACCCAGAAGCCCCCTCGGATCATCCGGCCCCGCCCCCCTTCTCGCCCACGGGCTGCCCAGTCGCCGGGGGCCCACCACAACGGCTCCTCTCCACAAGAACCTCCCCTCACTGCCAACGAGGCACCAACCCTGATGTGCACCCCCATCTTCTGGGAGCCCCCAGCCTCGTCCCTCAAGCCCCCAGCCCTTCTGCCCCCGTCAGCTTCTAAAGCCAGCCTCGACTCCCAGACTTCCCCAGACTCGCCTTCTGGCACCCCCAGCCCAGTGTCCCGGCGCTCCATCTCCCCAGAACCTGCTCCCCGGTCTCCAGTGCCCCCACCCAAACCCTCCGGGTCACCCCGAACAGCTCTGCCCCTGCTCCACTCGACCCGGGCCCCTGGCCAGGATGGCTCTGCCTCGGCCGCAGGCACCGTGCGGAGACTGGCTGGCAAGTTCGAATGGGGGGCTGAAGGCAGGGTCCAGGCTCCAGATGCCCCGGAGCCGGGTCCTCCAGGGGGACTGGATGtgaatggggagagagagactgcCCAGGGCATCCTCGCTGGGAGTGGGTCCCAGGAGAACGGCACTCCAG ATGCTGCGCTGGCCTGCCCTCCCTGTTGCCCTTGTGTCTGCCACGTAGCCCGGCCCGGCCTGGAGCTCCGATGGGTGCCACTGGGGGGCTATGAGGACGGCCCCAGGGCCCCCTGCCGGGCCTCCCCACTGCGGACCTCCCGCTCCCGCCCCAGCCCTCCAAGCCTCAGCCAGCCCCCAGTCGTCCTCACGTCCTACCGCTCCACTGCCGAGCGCAAACTCCTGCCACCCCTCAAGCCCCCCAAACCAACTCGGGTCAGACAGGACGTCACCAGCTCTGGGGACGCCCCACAGCCAGATCTCGATCTGCCCTCCGAAGATGGGATCCAAACAG GGGACAGTCCCGATGGCGCCCCTCAGAACGATCCTCCAGCCACCACGGAGGGCAG GGAGGATGAGGAGCTGCAGGAGCAGAACTGGGAACTGCCCCTGCAGGACGGTGAGCCTCTGGACCGGGGGCTCCCCGCTGAGGCCACCAAGCGGTGGGCAAGGGTTCCGGGGCCCTGGACTTCGCTGATGTGCGGCACCTGCTCCCCAGAACCCCTGTACCAGACCTATCGCGCAGCCGTGCTGTCAGAGGAGCTGTGGGGGGTCAGTGAGGATGGCGGACCCTCTTCAGCAAATCCTGGGGAAGCTCCCCCCTTCGCCCGGCCCCCCGGACCTCGCAACACGCTGTGGCAGGAGCTTCCGGCTGTGCGAGCCAGCGGCCTCCTGGACACCCTCAGCCCCCAGGAGAGGCGCATGCAGGAG AGCCTGTTCGAGGTGGTGACATCCGAGGCCTCGTACCTGCGCTCCCTGCGGCTGCTGACCGACACCTTTGTGCTGAGCCAGGCGCTCCGGGACACGCTCACCCCCCGGGATCACCACACCCTCTTCTCCAACGTGCAGCGCGTCCAGGCAGTCAGTGAGCG CTTTCTAGGGAAGTTACTGTCCCGTGTGCGCGCTTCCCCCCACATCAGCGACCTGTGCGACGTGGTGCACGCCCACGCCGTGGGGCCTTTCTCCGTGTACGTGGATTACGTGCGGAACCAGCAGTATCAGGAGGAGACGTACAGCCGCCTGAT GGACACGAACGTGCGCTTCTCCGCGGAGCTGCGGCGGCTGCAGAGCCTCCCCAAGTGCCAGCGGCTCCCGCTGCCGTCTTTCCTGCTGCTGCCCTTTCAGCGCATCACGCGGCTCCGCATGCTGCTGCAG AATATCCTGCGCCAGACAGAGGAGGGGTCCAGCCGCCAGGAGAATGCCCAGAAGGCTCTGGGTGCTGTCAGCAAG ATCATTGAGCGGTGCAGCGCCGAGGTGGGGCGCATGAAGCAGACAGAGGAGCTGATCCGGCTCACGCAGAGGCTGCGCTTCCACAAAGTCAAG GCCCTGCCCCTGGTCTCCTGGTCCAGGCGCCTGGAGTTGCAGGGGGAGCTGACTGAGTTAGGATGCAGAAGGGGGGGTGTGCTCTTCGCCTCCCGCCCCCGCTTCACCCCCCTCTGCCTGCTGCTCTTCAGTGACCTGCTGCTCATCACTCAGCCCAAGAG TGGGCAGCGGCTACAGGTTCTGGACTACGCCCATCGCTCCCTGGTCCAGGCCCAGCAGGTCCCGGACCCATCTGGACCACCTACGTTCCGCCTCTCCCTTCTCAGCAACCACCAGGGCCGCCCCACCCACCGGCTACTCCAAGCTTCATCCCT ATCAGATATGCAGCGCTGGCTGGGAGCCTTCCCTACCCCAGGCCCCCTTCCCTGCTCCCCGGGCACCATCTATGAGGACTGTG ACTGTTCCCAGGAACTCTGTTCAGAGACTTCCACACCTGCCAAGACTGAGGGACGGAATCTGGAGTCCAGGGCTCCCCACAAGCACCTACACAAGAGCCCCGAAG GCTGGCTGAAGGGGCTTCCTGGGGCCTTCCCTGCCCAGTTGTTGTGTGAAGTCACGGGGGAACACGAAAGGAGGAAGCACCTTCGTCAGCACCAGCGGCTCCTGGAGGCTGTTGGGCCCTCTTCAGGCTCCCCCAGTGCCCCCCAACCCTAA
- the ARHGEF15 gene encoding rho guanine nucleotide exchange factor 15 isoform X2, whose protein sequence is MSAQSLPAATPPTQKPPRIIRPRPPSRPRAAQSPGAHHNGSSPQEPPLTANEAPTLMCTPIFWEPPASSLKPPALLPPSASKASLDSQTSPDSPSGTPSPVSRRSISPEPAPRSPVPPPKPSGSPRTALPLLHSTRAPGQDGSASAAGTVRRLAGKFEWGAEGRVQAPDAPEPGPPGGLDVNGERETAQGILAGSGSQENGTPDAALACPPCCPCVCHVARPGLELRWVPLGGYEDGPRAPCRASPLRTSRSRPSPPSLSQPPVVLTSYRSTAERKLLPPLKPPKPTRVRQDVTSSGDAPQPDLDLPSEDGIQTGDSPDGAPQNDPPATTEGREDEELQEQNWELPLQDEPLYQTYRAAVLSEELWGVSEDGGPSSANPGEAPPFARPPGPRNTLWQELPAVRASGLLDTLSPQERRMQESLFEVVTSEASYLRSLRLLTDTFVLSQALRDTLTPRDHHTLFSNVQRVQAVSERFLGKLLSRVRASPHISDLCDVVHAHAVGPFSVYVDYVRNQQYQEETYSRLMDTNVRFSAELRRLQSLPKCQRLPLPSFLLLPFQRITRLRMLLQNILRQTEEGSSRQENAQKALGAVSKIIERCSAEVGRMKQTEELIRLTQRLRFHKVKALPLVSWSRRLELQGELTELGCRRGGVLFASRPRFTPLCLLLFSDLLLITQPKSGQRLQVLDYAHRSLVQAQQVPDPSGPPTFRLSLLSNHQGRPTHRLLQASSLSDMQRWLGAFPTPGPLPCSPGTIYEDCDCSQELCSETSTPAKTEGRNLESRAPHKHLHKSPEGWLKGLPGAFPAQLLCEVTGEHERRKHLRQHQRLLEAVGPSSGSPSAPQP, encoded by the exons ATGTCAGCTCAGTCTCTTCCTGCAGCAACACCCCCTACCCAGAAGCCCCCTCGGATCATCCGGCCCCGCCCCCCTTCTCGCCCACGGGCTGCCCAGTCGCCGGGGGCCCACCACAACGGCTCCTCTCCACAAGAACCTCCCCTCACTGCCAACGAGGCACCAACCCTGATGTGCACCCCCATCTTCTGGGAGCCCCCAGCCTCGTCCCTCAAGCCCCCAGCCCTTCTGCCCCCGTCAGCTTCTAAAGCCAGCCTCGACTCCCAGACTTCCCCAGACTCGCCTTCTGGCACCCCCAGCCCAGTGTCCCGGCGCTCCATCTCCCCAGAACCTGCTCCCCGGTCTCCAGTGCCCCCACCCAAACCCTCCGGGTCACCCCGAACAGCTCTGCCCCTGCTCCACTCGACCCGGGCCCCTGGCCAGGATGGCTCTGCCTCGGCCGCAGGCACCGTGCGGAGACTGGCTGGCAAGTTCGAATGGGGGGCTGAAGGCAGGGTCCAGGCTCCAGATGCCCCGGAGCCGGGTCCTCCAGGGGGACTGGATGtgaatggggagagagagactgcCCAGGGCATCCTCGCTGGGAGTGGGTCCCAGGAGAACGGCACTCCAG ATGCTGCGCTGGCCTGCCCTCCCTGTTGCCCTTGTGTCTGCCACGTAGCCCGGCCCGGCCTGGAGCTCCGATGGGTGCCACTGGGGGGCTATGAGGACGGCCCCAGGGCCCCCTGCCGGGCCTCCCCACTGCGGACCTCCCGCTCCCGCCCCAGCCCTCCAAGCCTCAGCCAGCCCCCAGTCGTCCTCACGTCCTACCGCTCCACTGCCGAGCGCAAACTCCTGCCACCCCTCAAGCCCCCCAAACCAACTCGGGTCAGACAGGACGTCACCAGCTCTGGGGACGCCCCACAGCCAGATCTCGATCTGCCCTCCGAAGATGGGATCCAAACAG GGGACAGTCCCGATGGCGCCCCTCAGAACGATCCTCCAGCCACCACGGAGGGCAG GGAGGATGAGGAGCTGCAGGAGCAGAACTGGGAACTGCCCCTGCAGGACG AACCCCTGTACCAGACCTATCGCGCAGCCGTGCTGTCAGAGGAGCTGTGGGGGGTCAGTGAGGATGGCGGACCCTCTTCAGCAAATCCTGGGGAAGCTCCCCCCTTCGCCCGGCCCCCCGGACCTCGCAACACGCTGTGGCAGGAGCTTCCGGCTGTGCGAGCCAGCGGCCTCCTGGACACCCTCAGCCCCCAGGAGAGGCGCATGCAGGAG AGCCTGTTCGAGGTGGTGACATCCGAGGCCTCGTACCTGCGCTCCCTGCGGCTGCTGACCGACACCTTTGTGCTGAGCCAGGCGCTCCGGGACACGCTCACCCCCCGGGATCACCACACCCTCTTCTCCAACGTGCAGCGCGTCCAGGCAGTCAGTGAGCG CTTTCTAGGGAAGTTACTGTCCCGTGTGCGCGCTTCCCCCCACATCAGCGACCTGTGCGACGTGGTGCACGCCCACGCCGTGGGGCCTTTCTCCGTGTACGTGGATTACGTGCGGAACCAGCAGTATCAGGAGGAGACGTACAGCCGCCTGAT GGACACGAACGTGCGCTTCTCCGCGGAGCTGCGGCGGCTGCAGAGCCTCCCCAAGTGCCAGCGGCTCCCGCTGCCGTCTTTCCTGCTGCTGCCCTTTCAGCGCATCACGCGGCTCCGCATGCTGCTGCAG AATATCCTGCGCCAGACAGAGGAGGGGTCCAGCCGCCAGGAGAATGCCCAGAAGGCTCTGGGTGCTGTCAGCAAG ATCATTGAGCGGTGCAGCGCCGAGGTGGGGCGCATGAAGCAGACAGAGGAGCTGATCCGGCTCACGCAGAGGCTGCGCTTCCACAAAGTCAAG GCCCTGCCCCTGGTCTCCTGGTCCAGGCGCCTGGAGTTGCAGGGGGAGCTGACTGAGTTAGGATGCAGAAGGGGGGGTGTGCTCTTCGCCTCCCGCCCCCGCTTCACCCCCCTCTGCCTGCTGCTCTTCAGTGACCTGCTGCTCATCACTCAGCCCAAGAG TGGGCAGCGGCTACAGGTTCTGGACTACGCCCATCGCTCCCTGGTCCAGGCCCAGCAGGTCCCGGACCCATCTGGACCACCTACGTTCCGCCTCTCCCTTCTCAGCAACCACCAGGGCCGCCCCACCCACCGGCTACTCCAAGCTTCATCCCT ATCAGATATGCAGCGCTGGCTGGGAGCCTTCCCTACCCCAGGCCCCCTTCCCTGCTCCCCGGGCACCATCTATGAGGACTGTG ACTGTTCCCAGGAACTCTGTTCAGAGACTTCCACACCTGCCAAGACTGAGGGACGGAATCTGGAGTCCAGGGCTCCCCACAAGCACCTACACAAGAGCCCCGAAG GCTGGCTGAAGGGGCTTCCTGGGGCCTTCCCTGCCCAGTTGTTGTGTGAAGTCACGGGGGAACACGAAAGGAGGAAGCACCTTCGTCAGCACCAGCGGCTCCTGGAGGCTGTTGGGCCCTCTTCAGGCTCCCCCAGTGCCCCCCAACCCTAA